A genomic segment from Bacteroidia bacterium encodes:
- a CDS encoding heme-copper oxidase subunit III, translating to MLTAEEERVARIKVRKNLMWLGIISIAMMFAGLTSAYVVAMGKPGFVVLEMPMMFWISAIIIAISSFSMLYAVHSAKKGAFPGVNFGLILTLFLGLGFVFTQFRGWQELISQEVFFSNHATGQYLYMLSGVHLIHLGAGLISLIFTLVRSINKAYFPSQTIGLEVTAMYWHFLGILWVYLLLFLHFVR from the coding sequence ATGTTAACAGCAGAAGAGGAAAGAGTTGCCAGAATTAAGGTCCGGAAGAACCTTATGTGGCTCGGAATCATTAGTATCGCAATGATGTTTGCCGGATTAACCAGCGCCTATGTAGTGGCCATGGGAAAGCCCGGTTTTGTTGTGCTGGAAATGCCAATGATGTTCTGGATTTCTGCCATTATTATTGCAATCAGCAGTTTTTCAATGCTTTATGCGGTTCATTCAGCTAAAAAGGGGGCGTTCCCCGGCGTTAACTTTGGGCTAATCCTCACTTTATTTCTCGGCCTTGGTTTTGTTTTTACTCAGTTCAGAGGATGGCAGGAACTGATATCCCAGGAAGTGTTTTTCTCTAATCATGCCACCGGTCAATATCTCTATATGCTGAGCGGGGTTCATTTGATTCACCTGGGAGCCGGTCTTATATCATTGATATTCACGCTTGTACGTTCAATCAATAAAGCCTATTTCCCATCCCAAACCATTGGCTTAGAGGTAACTGCAATGTATTGGCACTTTTTGGGAATATTGTGGGTTTATTTGTTGCTCTTTTTACACTTTGTTCGCTGA
- the cyoE gene encoding protoheme IX farnesyltransferase has translation MFNAVKDLLQFVKFRLSILVVFSAAIGFMIGTENDTDWLRFGMLLAGGVLVAGSSNGFNQIIERDLDKLMVRTRSRPLPSGRMSLTKAWTVAIIMALTGVAVITVYTNYLSGALATLSLLLYTLVYTPLKRRTPLAVFVGAFPGAIPPLLGWVAAQDGMGSIEYPAWLLFFTQFIWQFPHFWAIAWVMDEDYKKAGFIMLPSGGRDKSSAFQTLVYTLFLIPISLVPSLFGMFGIPGLLVIFAAGVYFCWQAYVLYRDCSEVAARRLMFGSFFYLPVVQLAMVLG, from the coding sequence ATTTTCAATGCAGTGAAGGACCTTCTACAATTTGTAAAATTCAGGCTCAGTATTCTGGTAGTGTTCTCTGCTGCTATCGGATTTATGATCGGCACAGAAAACGACACAGACTGGTTGAGGTTTGGCATGCTGCTCGCCGGTGGTGTTCTGGTGGCTGGCAGTTCCAACGGATTCAACCAGATCATTGAGCGGGATCTGGATAAGCTGATGGTCAGAACCAGGTCCAGACCACTTCCTTCCGGAAGAATGAGCTTGACAAAAGCCTGGACAGTGGCTATAATCATGGCGCTTACCGGTGTGGCAGTGATCACTGTTTACACCAATTATCTTAGCGGTGCCCTTGCTACGCTTTCCCTGCTCCTGTATACACTTGTTTATACCCCGCTCAAACGCCGCACACCCCTTGCTGTTTTTGTTGGAGCATTTCCGGGTGCCATTCCTCCTCTGCTCGGGTGGGTGGCTGCACAGGATGGTATGGGGAGTATCGAATACCCCGCCTGGTTACTTTTTTTCACCCAGTTCATATGGCAGTTTCCGCATTTTTGGGCTATCGCCTGGGTGATGGATGAGGATTATAAAAAGGCCGGATTCATCATGCTCCCTTCCGGAGGACGCGATAAAAGCAGTGCATTTCAAACGCTGGTGTATACCCTTTTCCTTATCCCCATTAGTCTGGTGCCCTCACTTTTTGGAATGTTCGGTATACCGGGTTTGCTGGTTATCTTTGCAGCAGGGGTTTATTTCTGCTGGCAGGCCTACGTGTTGTACCGCGATTGCAGTGAAGTGGCCGCCAGACGACTGATGTTCGGATCGTTTTTTTATTTACCCGTGGTGCAATTGGCTATGGTCTTAGGTTAA
- a CDS encoding undecaprenyl/decaprenyl-phosphate alpha-N-acetylglucosaminyl 1-phosphate transferase, producing MGYLALVFVTALFISLLCIPPLIKVAILKRIFDEPGGRKLHIRMVPTIGGIIIFAATIFTFGIWFPTDSFFPEGPLPDLIPSLQYTAEIQKVIHSLNDFKYVLATVIILFFVGVKDDIIGTAPIKKLAAHVVVGLILVLMANVRITSMYGIFGVHELPEYLSILLSLFTIIVVINAFNLIDGVDGLAAGVGMIACVAFGLWFHLAGDQVMSLLSFSLAGSLMGFLVFNFNPAKIFMGDSGSLVIGLIISVLAIRLIEYKPGAIESNFLLEISKPIFAMSVLVYPLIDTLRIFIYRLVRGVSPFSADKNHIHHQIIDLGLNHRQTVISVYVVNIFIISLAVLLRKIDSSIGFMVIGAVSLFFSQLPYLLKKMKTGFKKDIIL from the coding sequence ATGGGATACCTCGCGTTAGTTTTTGTTACAGCATTATTCATTTCGCTGCTATGCATACCACCGCTGATCAAGGTTGCTATCCTGAAAAGGATATTTGATGAGCCGGGAGGACGGAAACTGCATATACGTATGGTTCCTACCATCGGGGGCATCATCATTTTTGCAGCAACCATCTTCACCTTTGGTATCTGGTTTCCCACCGATAGCTTTTTCCCCGAAGGTCCGCTCCCTGATCTGATTCCTTCGCTGCAGTACACTGCAGAAATTCAGAAGGTAATTCACAGTCTTAACGATTTCAAGTATGTGCTGGCCACTGTTATCATTCTGTTCTTTGTGGGTGTAAAGGATGATATCATAGGCACTGCGCCAATTAAAAAGCTGGCCGCACACGTGGTGGTCGGGCTCATCCTGGTGCTGATGGCTAATGTGAGAATTACAAGCATGTACGGAATCTTCGGGGTGCATGAGCTTCCTGAATACCTCAGCATACTGCTTTCCCTGTTTACAATCATTGTTGTGATCAATGCGTTTAACCTGATCGACGGGGTGGATGGGCTTGCGGCCGGCGTGGGTATGATCGCCTGCGTTGCATTCGGATTGTGGTTCCACCTGGCGGGCGATCAGGTGATGTCTTTACTCTCTTTTTCCCTGGCGGGATCCCTGATGGGATTTCTGGTGTTTAATTTTAACCCTGCAAAGATCTTCATGGGCGATTCCGGATCTCTGGTGATCGGACTCATTATTTCAGTATTAGCCATTCGTCTGATCGAGTATAAACCGGGTGCGATTGAAAGCAATTTTCTCCTCGAAATTTCAAAACCCATTTTTGCCATGAGCGTGCTGGTGTATCCGCTGATTGATACCCTGCGCATTTTCATTTACAGGCTGGTGCGGGGTGTGTCGCCATTTAGCGCGGATAAAAACCATATTCATCATCAGATCATTGATCTGGGATTGAATCACCGGCAGACAGTGATCTCCGTGTATGTAGTGAATATTTTCATCATTTCCCTGGCCGTGCTTCTGCGCAAGATAGATTCCAGTATCGGATTCATGGTGATCGGTGCAGTGTCGCTGTTTTTCTCCCAGCTCCCTTATTTGTTGAAAAAAATGAAAACGGGATTTAAAAAAGACATCATTCTCTGA
- a CDS encoding GDP-L-fucose synthase — MDKGAKIYIAGHRGMVGSSIHRRLQSAGFRNFLLRSSSETDLRKQKAVEDLFLTEQPDYVFLAAARVGGIYANNTYRAEFLYDNLMIQANVIHAAWKYKVKKLLFLGSSCIYPKMAPQPLREESLLTGLLEPTNEPYAIAKIAGIKMCDAYRSQYGCNFISAMPTNLYGPNDNYDLQNSHVLPALLRKFYEAKKNHLPVVEIWGTGSPLREFMHVDDLADACIFLMEKHSSSGFVNVGVGEDISIRNLAVLIKRIVGYDGELRFDPEKPDGTPRKLMDVSRLHAMGWKHQIGLEEGIRRVYEEVKMKF, encoded by the coding sequence ATGGACAAGGGGGCGAAGATCTACATCGCGGGCCACCGAGGGATGGTGGGGTCATCTATTCACCGCCGTCTTCAATCAGCAGGTTTCAGAAACTTCCTGCTACGATCTTCTTCCGAAACCGATCTGCGCAAACAGAAAGCGGTAGAAGATCTTTTTCTGACCGAACAACCGGATTATGTGTTTCTGGCTGCAGCCCGGGTAGGCGGCATTTATGCCAATAATACGTATCGTGCCGAATTTTTATATGATAACCTGATGATCCAGGCCAATGTGATTCACGCGGCCTGGAAATACAAAGTGAAAAAACTTCTTTTTTTGGGATCGTCCTGTATCTATCCCAAAATGGCTCCGCAGCCGCTAAGAGAGGAAAGTCTTCTGACCGGCTTGCTGGAACCTACCAACGAGCCGTACGCCATCGCCAAGATTGCCGGAATAAAAATGTGCGATGCATACCGTTCGCAATACGGATGCAATTTTATTTCAGCCATGCCCACCAATCTGTACGGGCCAAACGACAATTACGACCTGCAGAATTCTCATGTATTGCCGGCCTTGCTGCGAAAATTTTATGAGGCAAAGAAGAATCATTTACCGGTAGTGGAGATTTGGGGAACCGGTTCGCCTCTCAGGGAATTCATGCACGTGGATGACCTTGCTGATGCCTGCATTTTCCTGATGGAAAAGCATAGCAGTTCCGGTTTTGTTAATGTAGGGGTAGGTGAGGATATCAGCATTCGCAATCTGGCAGTTCTCATTAAACGCATTGTGGGATACGACGGAGAGTTACGTTTTGACCCCGAAAAACCTGATGGAACTCCGCGAAAGCTGATGGATGTAAGCCGGCTTCATGCCATGGGCTGGAAACATCAGATTGGCCTTGAAGAAGGAATCCGGAGGGTGTATGAAGAGGTAAAAATGAAGTTCTGA
- the gmd gene encoding GDP-mannose 4,6-dehydratase: MAKVALITGITGQDGAYLAELLLSKGYIVHGVKRRSSLFNTDRVDHLYHDQHEKGIRFYMHYGDLTDSTNLIRIVQETKPDEIYNLAAQSHVMVSFETPEYTANADALGTLRLLEAIRILGLKERTRFYQAGTSEMYGLVQEIPQRETTPFYPRSPYGVAKIYGYWIAKNYREAYGYYACNGILFNHESPIRGETFVTRKITRAVARLKLGMQKKFYLGNLDAERDWGHAKDYVEGMWLMMQQKEADDYVLATGKKITVRKFVELAFQYAGMKVEWTGKGAKEKGVDPKTGKTLVEIDKRYFRPSEVDCLIGDASKARKKLGWTPRHSVEQLAKEMVQSDIELFEREKYLAEAGHKILRRNE; the protein is encoded by the coding sequence ATGGCAAAAGTGGCACTGATCACAGGGATCACAGGACAGGATGGCGCTTACCTCGCCGAACTGCTCCTTTCCAAAGGATATATCGTTCACGGGGTTAAACGAAGGAGCTCTCTGTTCAATACGGACCGGGTGGATCACCTTTACCACGACCAGCACGAAAAAGGTATTCGCTTTTATATGCATTACGGAGACCTCACCGACAGCACCAACCTGATTCGCATCGTCCAGGAAACGAAACCGGACGAGATTTATAACCTGGCAGCACAGTCGCATGTGATGGTTTCATTCGAGACCCCGGAATATACCGCTAATGCGGATGCGCTGGGAACGCTGCGGCTGCTGGAGGCGATTCGTATTCTCGGACTGAAGGAACGTACGCGCTTTTATCAGGCAGGGACCTCGGAAATGTACGGACTGGTGCAGGAGATACCGCAGCGCGAGACCACACCGTTTTATCCGCGATCCCCTTATGGAGTGGCCAAAATATACGGATACTGGATCGCAAAAAACTACAGAGAGGCATATGGATATTATGCGTGCAACGGAATTTTGTTCAATCATGAAAGTCCGATCCGGGGTGAAACATTTGTGACCAGAAAAATCACACGGGCAGTGGCTCGTCTGAAGCTGGGAATGCAGAAGAAGTTTTACCTGGGTAATCTGGACGCTGAACGTGACTGGGGCCATGCAAAAGATTATGTGGAAGGAATGTGGCTGATGATGCAGCAGAAAGAAGCGGATGATTATGTGCTTGCAACGGGAAAGAAGATTACAGTGAGGAAATTTGTGGAATTGGCCTTCCAGTATGCAGGAATGAAAGTAGAATGGACCGGGAAGGGAGCGAAGGAGAAAGGTGTTGACCCAAAGACCGGAAAAACGCTGGTGGAGATTGACAAGCGCTACTTCCGGCCTTCCGAAGTGGATTGCCTTATCGGAGATGCGTCGAAAGCACGCAAAAAGCTTGGATGGACCCCCCGGCATTCAGTGGAACAACTGGCCAAGGAAATGGTGCAGAGTGATATTGAACTTTTCGAAAGGGAAAAATACCTCGCGGAGGCGGGGCATAAGATTCTGCGGAGGAACGAATGA
- the cysQ gene encoding 3'(2'),5'-bisphosphate nucleotidase CysQ — MPTDIAELTRRAILASVEAGIEIMRVYATSFKVEMKEDRSPVTEADKRSGTIIRRCLQSAGIPFLDEETPAEEYTVRRKWTRCWIVDPLDGTKEFVRRNGEFTVNIALVENGIPLAGVIYAPVTEKIYYGGPALGARKVGAADFRNTGDGIALPVSSGSRPYTVVASRSHRGSETESYLQEKAAGMPGMATITGGSSMKFAFVAEGLADEYPRFGPTMEWDTAAGHALVMAVGKEVYSLETMQPLRYNRENLRNPSFLCK, encoded by the coding sequence ATGCCTACTGACATCGCCGAACTCACACGGCGAGCTATTCTTGCCTCGGTGGAGGCAGGAATAGAAATTATGCGTGTATATGCTACCAGTTTTAAGGTGGAGATGAAGGAGGACCGGAGTCCGGTAACTGAAGCAGATAAGCGCTCCGGCACGATCATCCGCAGGTGTTTGCAATCAGCCGGTATCCCTTTTCTGGATGAGGAAACACCGGCCGAAGAATATACCGTTCGCCGGAAATGGACGCGCTGCTGGATTGTGGATCCGCTGGACGGAACAAAGGAATTTGTGCGCCGCAACGGAGAGTTTACAGTGAATATCGCATTGGTAGAAAACGGCATTCCCCTTGCCGGTGTTATTTATGCACCGGTCACGGAAAAAATTTATTACGGAGGACCGGCCTTGGGAGCCCGAAAGGTAGGGGCTGCAGATTTCAGGAATACCGGAGATGGGATCGCTTTGCCCGTTTCTTCCGGTTCACGCCCGTATACCGTTGTAGCGTCACGTTCGCACCGCGGTTCCGAAACAGAATCCTATTTGCAGGAAAAAGCCGCAGGGATGCCGGGAATGGCAACCATCACCGGAGGAAGTTCAATGAAATTTGCATTCGTGGCGGAAGGGCTCGCTGATGAATATCCACGCTTTGGCCCCACCATGGAGTGGGATACCGCTGCCGGTCATGCGCTTGTAATGGCGGTGGGGAAGGAAGTATACAGCCTTGAAACCATGCAGCCCCTTCGCTATAACCGGGAGAATCTCCGCAACCCGTCCTTCCTTTGCAAATAA
- the deoC gene encoding deoxyribose-phosphate aldolase, translated as MTAAELISAFEQAGSAGEKTSLILSLIDLTSLEGKDTAEDIHRLCEKALRHKVAAVCVYPTMVQTARQILSGSGIRVASVAGGFPGGQLPLRLKENEVRYALDEGADEIDMVINRGKFLEHNYNANSDEIASLKSLCGKRTLKVILETGELGSETNISRASALAIKAGADFIKTSTGKIPAGASPAAVAGMLLEIKRALAETGKRTGIKPAGGIPDAKTACGYIAMTRAVLGNEWISPERFRIGASRLVDQLAGEEIKNMPGNAY; from the coding sequence ATGACAGCCGCTGAACTTATATCTGCTTTTGAACAGGCCGGCTCCGCAGGGGAAAAGACATCGCTGATTCTTTCACTGATCGATCTCACTTCACTGGAAGGAAAGGACACCGCCGAGGATATCCATCGTCTCTGCGAAAAGGCGCTCCGGCATAAAGTGGCGGCGGTGTGTGTGTATCCCACGATGGTACAAACGGCACGGCAGATTCTTTCCGGTTCCGGTATCAGGGTCGCCTCGGTTGCTGGCGGGTTTCCCGGAGGGCAACTTCCGTTACGGCTTAAAGAGAATGAAGTCAGGTACGCATTAGATGAGGGGGCCGATGAAATTGATATGGTGATTAACAGGGGGAAGTTCCTGGAACATAATTACAATGCCAATTCCGATGAGATCGCATCCCTGAAATCGCTCTGCGGTAAGCGAACGCTGAAAGTGATACTGGAAACGGGCGAACTGGGATCGGAAACCAATATCAGCAGGGCTTCAGCGCTGGCGATTAAAGCCGGTGCCGATTTTATTAAAACATCAACAGGGAAGATTCCTGCAGGGGCTTCTCCGGCTGCTGTTGCCGGCATGCTTCTGGAAATAAAAAGGGCGCTTGCTGAAACGGGAAAGCGAACAGGTATAAAACCGGCCGGTGGCATACCGGATGCCAAAACTGCTTGCGGATACATCGCTATGACGCGCGCTGTGTTGGGAAATGAGTGGATTTCACCCGAGCGATTCCGGATTGGAGCATCAAGGCTGGTAGATCAACTGGCAGGTGAGGAAATAAAAAATATGCCCGGAAATGCCTACTGA
- the cysC gene encoding adenylyl-sulfate kinase, whose product MSKNIFPTDTILGREAKERLLNQRGTVIWMTGLSGSGKTTIATELEKCLNEKKKLTQVLDGDNIRSGINRNLGFSEEDRVENIRRISEVAKLFCHAGLITICCFVSPTRAIREQAKSIIGEEDFTEVFVDTPLEICEKRDVKGLYAKARKGEIADFTGISSPFEAPENPDLHLHTQGHSARECAALILKELEHRKLLSI is encoded by the coding sequence ATGAGTAAGAATATCTTTCCAACTGATACTATTCTGGGCCGTGAAGCAAAAGAACGCCTGCTGAACCAGCGGGGAACCGTAATTTGGATGACGGGGCTGAGCGGCTCAGGGAAAACCACTATTGCCACAGAGCTTGAAAAGTGTCTGAATGAGAAAAAAAAGCTCACACAAGTTCTTGACGGGGATAATATCCGTAGCGGTATCAACAGAAACCTGGGATTTTCGGAAGAGGACCGCGTTGAAAACATTCGCAGAATATCAGAAGTGGCCAAATTATTCTGCCATGCAGGGCTGATCACGATCTGTTGTTTTGTTTCACCCACACGCGCTATCCGTGAACAGGCAAAAAGTATCATCGGCGAAGAGGATTTTACAGAAGTTTTTGTAGACACTCCTCTTGAAATTTGCGAAAAGAGAGATGTGAAAGGACTGTATGCCAAGGCGCGCAAAGGGGAGATCGCAGATTTTACCGGTATTTCTTCTCCCTTCGAAGCACCGGAAAATCCTGACCTGCACCTGCATACTCAGGGCCATTCCGCCAGGGAGTGCGCTGCACTCATTCTGAAAGAACTTGAACACAGAAAATTACTCAGCATATGA
- the cysD gene encoding sulfate adenylyltransferase subunit CysD, with protein sequence MNKRHLKHLEELESESIYVIREVAAQFEKPALLFSGGKDSIVCFHLARKAFFPARVPFPLVHIDTGHNFGETLLFRDELVKKHAVSLVIGSVQESIDTGRVTEEKGYNASRNALQTVTLLDTIEKYKFDACIGGARRDEEKARAKERFFSHRDEFGQWDPRNQRPELWNIFNGKKNIGEHFRVFPISNWTEMDVWQYILKEKIEIPSIYFTHERDTFTRDGVIYAYSDCILLKPSEKVERRQVRFRTIGDMTCTGAVVSRASSLEEIVQEVAATRVTERGSRIDDKRSEAAMEDRKKAGYF encoded by the coding sequence ATGAACAAGCGTCATTTAAAACACCTTGAAGAACTGGAGTCGGAATCTATTTATGTAATACGTGAAGTAGCCGCACAGTTTGAGAAGCCAGCCCTTTTATTCTCCGGAGGCAAAGACAGCATTGTCTGCTTTCACCTCGCCCGCAAGGCTTTCTTCCCGGCACGCGTTCCTTTTCCGCTGGTGCATATTGACACCGGGCATAACTTCGGTGAAACACTGTTGTTTCGTGACGAACTTGTAAAAAAGCACGCGGTGAGTCTCGTTATTGGCTCGGTACAGGAAAGCATAGACACCGGGCGCGTTACGGAAGAAAAAGGATACAACGCCAGCAGAAACGCACTGCAGACTGTGACCTTACTGGACACGATTGAAAAATATAAGTTTGATGCATGTATCGGGGGTGCCAGAAGGGATGAAGAAAAAGCCAGAGCCAAGGAGCGGTTTTTCTCACACCGTGACGAATTCGGGCAGTGGGACCCCCGGAATCAGCGCCCCGAGCTCTGGAATATCTTCAATGGGAAGAAAAACATTGGAGAACACTTCAGGGTGTTTCCTATCAGCAACTGGACGGAGATGGACGTTTGGCAGTACATCCTGAAAGAAAAGATTGAAATTCCAAGTATCTATTTCACACATGAACGCGATACATTTACCCGAGACGGAGTGATTTATGCCTACTCCGATTGCATTTTACTCAAACCTTCAGAAAAAGTGGAGCGCAGACAGGTTCGTTTCCGCACAATCGGCGATATGACCTGTACAGGTGCGGTTGTTTCCCGGGCCAGCAGTCTGGAGGAAATTGTTCAGGAGGTGGCTGCAACGCGTGTTACCGAACGGGGTAGCCGCATAGATGATAAAAGAAGTGAGGCGGCTATGGAAGACCGGAAAAAAGCCGGATACTTTTAA
- the cysN gene encoding sulfate adenylyltransferase subunit CysN: MDLLRFTTAGSVDDGKSTLIGRLLYDSKSIFEDQYESIRATSEKRGEEYVNLALLTDGLRAEREQGITIDVAYRYFATPKRKFIIADTPGHIQYTRNMVTGASTANVAIILIDARKGVIEQTKRHSYIASLLGIPHVFVCVNKMDLVDYREDVFHTICNDYGILAKNIGVKDVHFIPISALKGDNVVDTSQNMNWYKGTTLLHLLESISIDSDVNLNSFRFPVQYVIRPMSSEHHDYRGYAGRIAGGVIRKGDPVVVLPGGRTTKIKSIDTLNGSLDAAFAPMSVTITLEDEIDISRGDMIVSAADAPPENQEFELMACWLADRELVPGNKYVVKHTSREVRAVVKEIVYKVDVNTQDKIEGVSKAHLNDIVKIKLKTTAPLFFDPYQTNRNTGSLILIDEGTNVTAGAGMILH, from the coding sequence ATGGACTTATTAAGATTCACTACGGCCGGTTCAGTAGATGATGGGAAGAGTACTTTGATCGGAAGATTATTGTATGATTCAAAATCAATCTTTGAAGACCAGTATGAATCCATCAGAGCCACCAGTGAAAAGCGCGGAGAAGAATATGTAAACCTGGCACTTCTGACAGACGGATTACGCGCAGAAAGGGAACAGGGTATTACGATTGATGTTGCCTACCGCTACTTTGCAACTCCAAAACGGAAATTCATTATTGCTGACACACCCGGGCATATCCAGTACACCCGGAATATGGTCACGGGTGCAAGTACCGCCAATGTGGCCATCATCCTGATTGATGCCCGGAAAGGCGTGATCGAGCAGACTAAACGACATTCCTACATCGCTTCTTTATTGGGCATTCCTCATGTTTTTGTTTGTGTGAACAAAATGGACCTGGTGGATTACCGGGAGGATGTCTTTCACACCATCTGTAATGATTACGGGATCCTTGCAAAGAATATCGGCGTGAAAGACGTTCATTTTATTCCCATTTCCGCTCTGAAAGGGGATAATGTGGTGGATACGTCCCAAAACATGAACTGGTATAAAGGAACCACCTTACTTCATTTACTGGAATCTATTTCCATTGACTCAGATGTGAACCTGAACAGCTTCCGTTTTCCAGTCCAATATGTGATACGCCCGATGAGCAGCGAACATCATGATTACCGCGGGTATGCAGGACGGATCGCAGGAGGAGTGATCCGAAAAGGGGATCCGGTGGTGGTGCTTCCCGGGGGCCGCACTACAAAGATTAAGAGTATAGACACGCTGAATGGCAGTCTTGACGCGGCCTTTGCACCCATGAGTGTGACGATTACCCTTGAAGATGAGATTGATATTTCCCGTGGAGACATGATCGTAAGTGCTGCGGACGCACCTCCGGAAAATCAGGAATTTGAACTCATGGCCTGCTGGCTGGCGGATCGGGAACTTGTTCCCGGCAATAAATATGTGGTGAAACATACTTCCCGTGAAGTTCGCGCCGTGGTAAAGGAAATCGTTTATAAAGTAGATGTGAATACCCAGGATAAAATAGAAGGAGTCAGCAAAGCGCACCTTAATGATATTGTGAAAATAAAATTAAAAACAACAGCTCCTCTGTTCTTTGATCCGTACCAAACAAACCGCAACACCGGATCGCTTATTCTGATTGATGAAGGAACGAATGTGACAGCGGGAGCCGGAATGATCCTGCACTAA
- a CDS encoding GNAT family N-acetyltransferase: MEWKVMPFEDLKTRDLYELLRLRSLVFHKEQNCAYVDTDNKDQDALHVLGYRGNQLIAYARILPAGVSFREVSVGRVVTHPECRGLGAGRELMNNCLKLIADKYGCVPVRIGAQCYLEKFYREFGFVPQGEPYPEDNIPHIEMLR, from the coding sequence ATGGAATGGAAAGTAATGCCGTTTGAGGATCTGAAAACGAGGGATTTGTATGAACTGCTCCGACTCCGGTCGCTTGTTTTCCATAAGGAACAGAATTGTGCATATGTGGACACCGATAATAAGGATCAGGACGCATTGCATGTGCTGGGATACCGCGGTAACCAGCTGATCGCCTACGCACGCATTCTGCCAGCGGGAGTATCCTTCAGGGAGGTATCTGTCGGAAGAGTTGTAACGCATCCGGAATGCCGGGGACTCGGAGCAGGGAGGGAGCTCATGAATAATTGCCTGAAGCTGATTGCGGATAAATACGGATGTGTACCTGTACGAATCGGGGCGCAATGTTATCTTGAGAAATTTTACCGCGAATTCGGGTTTGTTCCGCAGGGAGAACCCTATCCGGAGGATAATATCCCGCATATTGAGATGCTGCGTTAG
- a CDS encoding VanZ family protein — protein MFRLLLSYKWATLWASLIFVLCAIPGRDLPDADWMRLFRLDKWVHAGMFIILLLLATAEHHRRTKHSLSLMWAVAGTLYGLGLELMQELVFTERSFDIFDSVADAAGAWMGWVFAPVILKKAGAWNGK, from the coding sequence ATGTTCCGGCTATTACTGTCTTATAAATGGGCGACCCTGTGGGCATCGCTCATTTTTGTTTTATGTGCTATTCCCGGACGTGATCTTCCGGATGCAGATTGGATGCGCCTGTTCCGGCTCGACAAATGGGTGCATGCCGGAATGTTCATTATTTTATTGCTGCTGGCAACGGCGGAGCATCACCGGCGAACGAAGCATTCACTTTCTCTGATGTGGGCTGTGGCGGGAACCCTCTACGGGTTAGGCCTGGAATTGATGCAGGAACTCGTTTTTACAGAGCGGAGTTTTGATATTTTTGATAGTGTGGCAGATGCGGCAGGGGCATGGATGGGATGGGTGTTTGCACCGGTGATTCTGAAAAAAGCAGGAGCATGGAATGGAAAGTAA
- the gcvH gene encoding glycine cleavage system protein GcvH yields the protein MNFPSELKYTKDHEWLKVEGNVATIGITDFAQSELGDIVYVEIETKGESLDKEAVFGTVEAVKTVSDLFMPVSGKVLEVNPGITTNPESVNKDPYGAGWMIKVEMNNPSQAAGLMSAADYKAMVGH from the coding sequence ATGAATTTTCCTTCAGAATTAAAGTACACCAAAGACCACGAATGGTTGAAAGTGGAAGGCAATGTGGCCACTATAGGCATTACGGATTTTGCCCAAAGTGAACTGGGTGATATCGTATATGTGGAAATTGAAACCAAAGGAGAGAGCCTTGACAAAGAAGCTGTTTTCGGTACAGTAGAAGCTGTGAAAACAGTGTCAGATCTCTTTATGCCGGTTTCGGGAAAGGTGCTGGAAGTTAACCCAGGTATCACCACCAATCCGGAATCAGTAAACAAAGATCCGTACGGCGCAGGCTGGATGATCAAAGTGGAGATGAATAATCCCTCCCAGGCTGCTGGCTTGATGTCCGCAGCGGATTATAAAGCGATGGTGGGACACTGA